One Paucidesulfovibrio longus DSM 6739 DNA segment encodes these proteins:
- the cas7e gene encoding type I-E CRISPR-associated protein Cas7/Cse4/CasC: protein MSRYIQLHILTSYPAANLNRDDLGRPKTMTMGNTQRLRVSSQSLKRAWRTSDAFAEALGGALGTRTKEIGKYAYKALTCGVTLHEAIDGVETGGLSTLKENKAVAIGRAIGSVFGKIKAKYEKKKDDVESSMKALLESLETEQIVHLSPAEIEGVAALVEVCRASGKVPEGEALDLLRADAASADMALFGRMLAASKRFNVEAAAQVAHAFTVHTAAVEEDFFTAVDDLNKEDAGAGHMGVAEFGAGLFYLYVCIDRELLRETLGDDNLTARTLRALVEAACTVSPTGKQNSFASRAYASFCLAEKGDEQPRSLAAAFLKPLNSEKGDLLADAVERLLGRRDSLNSVYGQDLASECFNVADGGGSLRAVCGFIAE, encoded by the coding sequence ATGTCCAGATATATCCAGCTCCACATCCTGACCAGCTATCCCGCCGCCAACCTGAACCGCGACGACCTGGGCCGCCCCAAGACCATGACCATGGGCAATACGCAGCGGCTGCGCGTCTCCTCCCAGAGCCTCAAACGCGCCTGGCGCACTTCCGACGCTTTTGCCGAGGCCCTCGGCGGTGCGCTGGGTACGCGGACCAAGGAAATCGGCAAGTACGCCTACAAGGCGCTCACCTGCGGCGTGACGCTTCATGAGGCCATCGACGGCGTAGAAACGGGGGGATTGTCCACTCTTAAGGAGAACAAGGCTGTGGCCATCGGTCGCGCCATCGGGAGCGTGTTCGGCAAAATCAAGGCCAAGTATGAAAAGAAAAAGGACGATGTCGAGTCGAGCATGAAGGCGTTGTTGGAGTCTCTGGAGACCGAGCAGATCGTGCATCTCTCCCCGGCGGAGATCGAGGGCGTGGCCGCGCTCGTCGAGGTCTGCCGCGCGTCGGGCAAAGTGCCCGAGGGCGAGGCGCTGGACCTGCTGCGCGCCGACGCGGCCTCGGCGGACATGGCCCTGTTCGGGCGCATGCTGGCCGCCAGCAAGCGGTTCAACGTCGAAGCCGCCGCGCAGGTGGCCCACGCCTTTACCGTGCACACCGCCGCCGTGGAGGAGGACTTCTTCACCGCCGTGGACGACCTGAACAAGGAGGATGCCGGGGCCGGGCACATGGGCGTCGCCGAGTTCGGTGCGGGCCTGTTTTACCTCTACGTCTGTATCGACCGCGAGTTGCTGCGGGAGACTCTGGGCGACGACAACCTGACCGCGCGGACGCTGCGCGCTTTGGTCGAGGCGGCCTGCACCGTCAGCCCCACGGGCAAGCAGAACAGCTTCGCCAGTCGGGCCTACGCCTCCTTCTGCCTCGCGGAGAAGGGCGACGAGCAGCCGCGTAGCCTGGCCGCCGCGTTCCTGAAACCGCTGAACAGCGAGAAGGGCGATCTGCTGGCGGACGCCGTGGAGCGCCTGCTCGGACGGCGCGATTCCCTCAACAGCGTGTACGGACAAGACCTTGCGAGTGAATGCTTCAACGTCGCCGACGGCGGGGGCAGCCTGCGGGCCGTGTGCGGCTTCATCGCGGAGTGA
- a CDS encoding CRISPR-associated helicase/endonuclease Cas3, producing MSNKTSDHSTLFWGKTVAGEGYHHLACHCLDVAAVTHVLLDMDSLFRARLMHLSSMDEAGTLALLRFFASVHDLGKFSLPFQNMVPELARRLGIPEWRAEGGPHHTELGMGLWSEVAPQVRIMLRAENKRCLSPLAAAAFGHHGEPVSACSNVKRFFKGTECEAQAFVKDMADLFLGGVSLDGVGENGLCRLSWLAAGLFVLSDWVGSNSEWFEARAEVGDVSEYWGYAVDRARIAVAETGVLSASPSGRLSFHEYFPGLPDDASPHPLQRYVLDLPDPDGPELLILEDQTGGGKTEAAILAAHRHMRAGTSAGVFVGLPTMATSNAMYARLAQSYRRLFADEKASLVLAHGGRALKEDYLESIGLEAIRPASVGGEGGFWEGGAACSAWIADNRKKALLAPCGVGTLDQALLGVLPSRHQCLRLLGLSRSTLVADEIHSYDEYTGTLACSLLSFHAALGGSVVLLSATMTRELREKLVRAWVRGRELAGGTTLPEMTVRETAFPLATRVMDTCLTETPVAASRRLDVAVTPVSDEDAMFAALADAHRAGACACWVRNTVGDALAARRRLVEEYGVPAGDALLFHARFAGCDRQEIESQVLATFGKESRPEERGGKILISTQVVEQSLDLDFDVLLSDLAPMELLIQRAGRCHRHQARTGRPEGYRSARMLVLMPEPVEDADAEWYGRVFPSGRYVYPRPDVLWRTARLLADRGRLLLPEDARALVEGAYAGDVPEALLDEALQELGKEYADKAFAENNRLRFEAGYHRRSSGTVWDRDQKTPTRLGQTTRQVRLVRVREGQLALWGAARPDDASMRACLRSEVRLSAYKLAEMVVPPELQTALDVLTERMPDKGRWSLLVPLVEREPGRWFGAGRNEKGQVVEVRYVEGEGAEIDG from the coding sequence ATGTCAAATAAAACCTCTGATCATAGCACCCTGTTTTGGGGGAAAACGGTTGCAGGCGAGGGATATCATCACCTTGCTTGTCACTGTCTTGACGTCGCTGCTGTAACTCATGTTCTTTTGGACATGGACTCACTGTTTCGTGCCCGCCTCATGCATCTTTCTTCGATGGATGAAGCCGGAACACTGGCTTTGCTCCGTTTTTTCGCCTCCGTACACGACCTCGGCAAGTTCTCGCTTCCCTTTCAAAACATGGTTCCCGAACTGGCGCGGCGACTTGGCATTCCGGAGTGGCGGGCGGAAGGCGGGCCGCACCACACGGAGCTCGGTATGGGGCTCTGGTCGGAGGTCGCGCCGCAGGTGCGGATCATGCTCCGGGCGGAAAACAAGCGATGCCTTTCCCCGTTGGCGGCGGCAGCCTTCGGCCACCACGGCGAGCCCGTTTCCGCCTGCTCGAATGTGAAACGGTTCTTCAAGGGCACGGAGTGCGAGGCGCAAGCCTTCGTCAAAGACATGGCGGACTTGTTTCTTGGCGGCGTCTCCCTGGACGGAGTCGGGGAAAACGGCCTGTGTCGGCTGTCCTGGCTCGCCGCCGGACTGTTCGTGCTTTCCGACTGGGTCGGCTCCAATTCGGAATGGTTCGAAGCCCGAGCGGAGGTCGGCGATGTCTCGGAGTATTGGGGCTACGCTGTGGACCGGGCTCGGATCGCCGTCGCGGAAACGGGCGTGCTGTCCGCGTCCCCGTCGGGCAGGCTTTCCTTTCACGAATATTTTCCAGGCCTCCCGGACGACGCGTCCCCGCACCCTCTGCAGCGGTATGTGCTCGATCTTCCCGACCCGGACGGACCGGAGCTGCTCATCTTGGAGGACCAGACCGGAGGAGGCAAGACGGAGGCCGCCATCCTGGCCGCGCATCGCCACATGCGTGCCGGGACGAGCGCGGGCGTCTTCGTCGGGCTGCCGACCATGGCCACCTCCAACGCCATGTACGCCCGCCTTGCGCAGAGTTACCGGCGGCTCTTCGCGGACGAGAAGGCATCGTTGGTGCTGGCCCATGGCGGCCGGGCCTTGAAAGAAGACTATCTGGAGAGCATCGGACTTGAAGCCATTCGTCCCGCATCCGTCGGAGGGGAGGGCGGCTTTTGGGAGGGAGGGGCGGCCTGTTCGGCCTGGATCGCGGACAACCGCAAAAAGGCCCTGCTTGCACCGTGCGGCGTTGGCACTCTGGACCAGGCGCTGCTCGGCGTCCTGCCTTCCCGGCACCAGTGCCTGCGCCTGCTCGGTCTGTCACGGTCCACGCTCGTCGCCGACGAAATCCATTCCTACGATGAATACACGGGCACACTGGCGTGCTCGTTGCTGTCCTTCCATGCGGCCCTCGGCGGCAGCGTGGTGCTGCTCTCGGCGACCATGACCCGCGAGCTCCGGGAGAAGCTGGTGCGCGCCTGGGTGCGGGGAAGGGAGCTCGCCGGGGGGACGACATTGCCGGAAATGACCGTTCGGGAGACGGCCTTTCCCCTGGCCACGCGGGTAATGGACACTTGTCTCACGGAGACACCCGTGGCGGCCTCGCGGCGGCTGGACGTGGCCGTGACCCCGGTGTCGGACGAAGACGCGATGTTCGCCGCCCTGGCGGACGCGCATCGGGCTGGAGCCTGCGCGTGCTGGGTCCGCAACACAGTGGGCGATGCGCTGGCGGCCCGGCGCAGGCTAGTGGAGGAGTACGGCGTGCCCGCCGGGGACGCCTTGCTATTCCACGCCCGGTTTGCGGGCTGCGACCGGCAGGAGATTGAATCGCAAGTGTTGGCGACGTTCGGCAAGGAATCCAGGCCGGAGGAACGGGGAGGGAAGATTCTCATCTCCACCCAAGTCGTGGAACAATCGCTCGACCTTGATTTCGATGTCTTGCTTTCCGACCTCGCGCCCATGGAACTGCTCATTCAGCGCGCCGGACGCTGCCATCGACACCAGGCGCGTACCGGTCGTCCGGAAGGGTATCGCTCGGCGCGGATGCTCGTGCTCATGCCGGAGCCCGTCGAGGATGCGGATGCGGAATGGTACGGCCGCGTCTTCCCCTCGGGGCGCTACGTTTACCCCCGCCCGGACGTGCTCTGGCGCACCGCCCGGCTGCTCGCGGATCGCGGGCGGCTGCTCCTGCCCGAGGACGCGCGCGCCCTGGTGGAGGGCGCCTATGCGGGCGACGTGCCGGAAGCCCTGCTGGACGAGGCGCTTCAGGAACTCGGCAAGGAATACGCCGACAAGGCCTTCGCGGAAAACAACCGACTCCGTTTCGAAGCCGGCTACCACAGGCGCAGCTCCGGCACGGTCTGGGACCGGGACCAGAAGACCCCGACCAGGCTCGGTCAGACGACCCGGCAGGTGCGGCTGGTCCGCGTTCGGGAGGGCCAACTCGCGCTTTGGGGCGCGGCCCGACCGGACGACGCCTCCATGCGGGCCTGCCTGCGCTCGGAGGTCCGGCTCTCGGCCTACAAGCTCGCGGAGATGGTTGTTCCGCCCGAATTGCAGACTGCGCTGGACGTCCTGACCGAACGGATGCCCGACAAGGGGCGCTGGTCCCTGCTGGTGCCGCTCGTGGAACGGGAGCCGGGGCGCTGGTTCGGTGCGGGGAGGAATGAGAAGGGGCAGGTGGTGGAGGTACGGTACGTTGAAGGGGAGGGGGCGGAAATTGACGGATGA
- the casB gene encoding type I-E CRISPR-associated protein Cse2/CasB has translation MINSFSEVQGNKVFWTVLGEWLESLQKDRGARAELRRAKSPTEVFTSRAFWRGLVPLLRRAGFELSTPLLERLALPVGILAHARRLSSEKTFPRQLAAIPKASEEIRDARFRKLITIRDGDRDELYRMLLRLVRMLDGAVDPVSLTIGTVWWNETTSRTWAEQYYLHAITN, from the coding sequence ATGATCAACAGCTTCAGCGAAGTGCAAGGGAACAAAGTCTTTTGGACCGTTTTGGGCGAGTGGTTGGAGTCCTTGCAGAAGGACCGGGGCGCCCGGGCGGAACTGCGCCGGGCCAAGTCGCCTACTGAGGTGTTCACCTCCCGGGCGTTCTGGCGCGGACTGGTGCCCCTGTTGCGCCGTGCGGGCTTCGAACTCTCCACGCCGTTGCTGGAGCGTTTGGCCCTGCCCGTAGGCATCCTGGCCCACGCGCGCAGGCTTTCCTCCGAGAAGACCTTTCCTCGCCAGCTCGCAGCCATTCCCAAGGCCAGCGAAGAAATTCGCGACGCCCGGTTCCGCAAGCTCATCACCATCCGCGACGGCGACCGGGACGAGCTGTACCGGATGCTGCTGCGCCTCGTGCGGATGCTCGATGGCGCGGTCGACCCGGTAAGTCTGACCATCGGCACGGTCTGGTGGAATGAAACCACCAGCCGCACCTGGGCCGAACAATACTACCTCCACGCCATTACCAATTAA
- the cas5e gene encoding type I-E CRISPR-associated protein Cas5/CasD has product MREYLLFTLSGPLQAWGTVAVGEIRPISGRPTRSGVFGLLAACLGIRRDEENRLAALHEGYHFAVRVDAPGERFIDYHTVQTPRERAKLVYRTRQDELGRMLGPDDEPNTILTRREYLAGSVFTACVWAREEPPHPLAELRDALFRPRLTPYLGRKSCPADELFRPEIVEAADFAEALARREAPYRTGIVDAADRDVFSDELDGLEKLETFIVRDQVSHHGRRQFSVRPEHRLRAGE; this is encoded by the coding sequence ATGCGCGAATATCTGCTCTTTACGCTGAGCGGCCCGCTCCAGGCCTGGGGAACGGTGGCCGTGGGCGAAATCCGGCCGATCTCCGGCCGCCCCACGCGTTCCGGCGTCTTCGGGCTGCTGGCGGCCTGCCTGGGCATCCGCCGGGATGAGGAAAACCGGCTCGCGGCGCTGCACGAGGGCTACCACTTCGCCGTGCGCGTGGACGCCCCCGGCGAACGGTTCATCGACTACCACACCGTGCAGACGCCCAGGGAGCGGGCCAAGCTTGTCTACCGCACCCGCCAGGACGAACTGGGCCGCATGCTCGGGCCGGACGACGAGCCGAACACCATCCTCACCCGGCGCGAATACTTGGCCGGGTCGGTGTTCACGGCCTGCGTCTGGGCGCGGGAGGAGCCGCCGCACCCGCTGGCGGAGCTCCGCGACGCCCTGTTCCGGCCTCGACTGACGCCGTACCTCGGACGCAAGTCGTGCCCCGCGGACGAGCTGTTCCGGCCCGAGATCGTCGAGGCGGCGGACTTCGCCGAGGCGTTGGCCCGCAGGGAGGCTCCGTACCGGACAGGCATCGTCGATGCCGCGGACCGGGACGTCTTCTCGGACGAGCTGGACGGCCTGGAGAAACTGGAAACATTCATCGTGCGCGACCAGGTTTCCCATCATGGGCGGCGGCAGTTCTCCGTCCGGCCTGAACACCGGCTGCGCGCGGGCGAATGA
- a CDS encoding sensor histidine kinase yields MNKIRIKIIIFFVAFISFMTLNTAMYGWNIVSFRDRLGVLDHFHELLSDILEIRRYEKNYIFYPEPGSLKEMLVYIEMTEQTVGILQENIVEIGGEEEYQGFISDLKEYKQRLHILSEGGKTDFAEVRRLGTAMVGFAQRLLDLKKQRIHNALISILYIPICVMIGLAALITVLFIWQAKRVMDRLAYVQQAAEGVAKGDYEAIQHIKSDDYASKLMRSAFSKMAEEIESRQEQLIESRKLVSIGTLTSGIAHELNNPLNNVSLTADTLLEEFGELSEVEAKEMLLDIINETSRASEVVRNLLDFSREDRQPMTRLKVAEVIRQTLKLVGNQLMLDHVRVISSIPDDLPDICGDLHYLEQVFINLFMNATQAMPDGGVLSISARSGPEGYVCVDVADTGCGMSAETLERIFDPFYTTKPVGKGTGLGLSIIYGIVKKHGGFIEVKSEVDQGTTFSIHLLTMGEEDEADEQVSSCGH; encoded by the coding sequence ATGAACAAGATTCGGATCAAAATCATCATCTTCTTCGTCGCGTTCATCAGCTTCATGACCCTGAACACGGCCATGTACGGCTGGAACATCGTCTCCTTCCGCGACAGGCTCGGCGTTCTGGACCATTTCCACGAGCTGCTCTCGGACATCCTCGAAATCCGGCGCTACGAAAAAAACTACATCTTCTACCCGGAACCCGGCAGCCTCAAGGAAATGCTCGTCTACATCGAGATGACCGAGCAGACCGTGGGCATTCTTCAGGAAAACATCGTGGAGATCGGCGGGGAAGAGGAATACCAGGGCTTCATTTCGGATCTCAAGGAATACAAGCAGCGGCTGCACATCCTCTCCGAAGGGGGCAAGACCGACTTCGCGGAGGTCCGCCGCCTGGGCACGGCCATGGTCGGCTTTGCGCAGCGCCTGCTCGACCTCAAGAAGCAGCGCATCCACAACGCCCTGATCTCCATCCTCTACATCCCCATCTGCGTGATGATCGGGCTTGCCGCGCTGATAACGGTCCTGTTCATCTGGCAGGCCAAGCGGGTCATGGACCGCCTCGCCTACGTGCAGCAGGCGGCCGAGGGCGTGGCCAAGGGCGACTACGAAGCCATCCAGCACATCAAGAGCGACGACTACGCCTCCAAGCTGATGCGCTCCGCCTTCAGCAAGATGGCCGAGGAGATCGAGTCCCGCCAGGAACAGCTCATCGAGTCCCGCAAGCTCGTCTCCATCGGCACGCTGACCTCCGGCATCGCCCATGAGCTGAACAACCCGCTGAACAACGTCTCCCTCACGGCGGACACGCTTCTGGAGGAATTCGGCGAGCTTTCGGAAGTCGAGGCCAAGGAGATGCTTCTGGACATCATCAACGAGACGAGCCGGGCCAGCGAGGTGGTCCGCAACCTGCTGGACTTCTCCAGGGAGGACCGCCAGCCCATGACCCGGCTCAAGGTCGCCGAGGTCATCCGCCAGACCCTCAAGCTGGTGGGCAACCAGCTCATGCTCGACCACGTCCGCGTGATTTCGAGCATCCCGGACGACCTGCCGGACATCTGCGGCGATCTGCACTATCTGGAGCAGGTCTTCATCAACCTGTTCATGAACGCCACGCAGGCCATGCCCGACGGGGGCGTGCTGAGCATTTCGGCCCGGAGCGGCCCGGAAGGCTATGTCTGCGTGGACGTGGCCGACACGGGCTGCGGCATGTCCGCCGAAACCCTGGAACGCATCTTCGACCCCTTCTACACCACCAAGCCCGTGGGCAAGGGCACCGGCCTCGGCCTGTCCATCATA
- the casA gene encoding type I-E CRISPR-associated protein Cse1/CasA — MFNLLEERWLPIVRADGSEGVIAPWELAAGDNPPKDLAPPRPDFRAALMEFLVGLLQTVRPPETAGEWERLHEEPPAPDELRAAMEPHKSFFNLFGERPLFMQDFELPPGTPKDANDVAALLIDSPGGNTLKNSGDFFIKRGFVKAMCPACAAMALFTLQTFAPSGGKGHRTSLRGGGPLSTLVEGGTLWEKVWRNVLPQNASVHEVAAAPGPDGLAGAVYPWGAPTRTSEKGEETHPGDVHPLHAYWGMPRRILLIPDEEAGPVQCDLCAASSRTVVRRYVTRPSGYNYGGTWRHPLTPYRHQGQDKDAYSVKGMANIAGYSHWLGVVYGQFDDRTRDGKGIARAACVANAMELFDDPETRELLAEPEFGLTVRASGFDMDNMKARQWCESEFPAYHVPEERLADFRLAVDMFVAAADQVRRNLVGALKDALVHEAAKSQAKIDATVFDNAGTAFWGATEKGFYHLTRRLAECEDYGEAEPFRIEWADILAKTAVERFHAEVERFQVQPERIKRQVQAWRSMRNFNRAALAKILELPTERGSK, encoded by the coding sequence ATGTTCAATCTGCTTGAGGAGCGCTGGCTTCCCATCGTCCGGGCCGACGGCTCGGAGGGCGTGATCGCGCCGTGGGAGCTGGCCGCGGGGGACAACCCTCCCAAAGACCTTGCGCCGCCGAGGCCGGATTTTCGGGCGGCGCTCATGGAGTTCCTGGTGGGGCTCCTGCAGACGGTCCGACCTCCGGAAACCGCCGGAGAATGGGAACGGCTCCACGAGGAACCGCCTGCGCCGGACGAACTTCGCGCGGCCATGGAGCCGCATAAATCCTTCTTCAATCTCTTCGGCGAACGGCCGCTGTTCATGCAGGACTTCGAGCTGCCGCCGGGCACGCCCAAGGACGCCAATGATGTGGCGGCCCTGCTCATCGACTCCCCCGGCGGCAATACGCTGAAGAACAGCGGCGACTTCTTCATCAAGCGTGGCTTCGTCAAGGCCATGTGCCCGGCCTGCGCGGCCATGGCGCTCTTCACGCTCCAGACCTTCGCGCCCTCCGGGGGCAAGGGGCACCGCACCTCCCTGCGCGGCGGCGGGCCGCTGTCCACGTTGGTGGAGGGCGGCACGCTGTGGGAGAAGGTCTGGCGCAACGTGTTGCCGCAGAACGCCAGTGTCCACGAAGTCGCTGCCGCGCCGGGCCCCGACGGTCTTGCCGGTGCGGTCTACCCGTGGGGCGCTCCGACCCGGACCAGCGAAAAGGGCGAGGAGACGCACCCCGGCGATGTGCACCCCCTGCACGCCTATTGGGGCATGCCCCGGCGCATCCTGCTGATTCCCGATGAAGAGGCCGGTCCCGTGCAGTGCGACCTTTGCGCCGCTTCCTCCCGGACGGTGGTGCGCCGCTATGTCACGCGGCCTTCCGGATATAATTATGGAGGAACATGGCGTCATCCGCTGACCCCGTACCGCCACCAGGGGCAGGACAAGGACGCGTATTCCGTGAAGGGAATGGCGAACATCGCCGGTTATTCCCATTGGCTCGGCGTGGTCTACGGCCAGTTCGACGACAGGACCAGGGACGGCAAGGGGATCGCCCGGGCGGCCTGTGTGGCAAATGCCATGGAATTGTTCGACGACCCCGAAACGCGGGAATTGCTTGCCGAGCCCGAATTCGGGCTGACCGTGCGCGCCAGCGGGTTCGACATGGACAACATGAAGGCCCGGCAGTGGTGCGAGTCCGAATTCCCGGCCTACCATGTGCCGGAGGAGCGTCTGGCTGATTTTCGGCTGGCCGTGGACATGTTCGTTGCCGCTGCGGATCAGGTGCGGCGCAATCTCGTGGGGGCGCTCAAGGACGCGCTGGTGCACGAGGCCGCCAAGTCGCAGGCCAAGATCGACGCGACGGTGTTCGACAATGCCGGGACCGCTTTCTGGGGCGCGACGGAAAAGGGCTTTTACCATCTGACCCGCAGGCTTGCCGAATGTGAGGACTACGGTGAGGCCGAGCCGTTTCGCATCGAGTGGGCGGACATCCTGGCCAAGACGGCGGTAGAACGCTTCCATGCGGAGGTCGAGCGGTTCCAGGTGCAGCCGGAACGCATCAAACGGCAGGTTCAGGCCTGGCGCTCCATGCGGAACTTCAACCGCGCGGCGCTTGCGAAAATTCTCGAATTGCCGACAGAGCGAGGTTCGAAATGA
- a CDS encoding tyrosine-type recombinase/integrase has protein sequence MTEKNHERKRFLSPEQVNQLLAAAPNMRSSHYLPLAILLAVEHGCNRQEALDLKWSDVILSEQENLITFQRTKNGVTRTHRILLRVRKTSIPPMFRSHSAD, from the coding sequence ATGACGGAAAAAAACCATGAACGCAAACGGTTCCTGTCCCCCGAACAGGTGAATCAACTGCTGGCCGCCGCACCAAACATGCGGTCCAGCCACTATCTGCCGCTGGCGATCCTTCTGGCGGTGGAACACGGCTGCAACAGGCAGGAAGCGCTGGATCTCAAATGGTCCGATGTCATCTTGAGCGAGCAGGAAAATCTCATCACCTTCCAACGGACCAAGAATGGGGTGACGAGGACGCACCGCATCCTGCTCCGCGTTCGTAAAACCAGCATCCCGCCTATGTTCCGCTCGCATTCCGCCGATTGA